The DNA segment aagtttcatcgagtttataaaataaagactgcttactacacattgctgaccaaaaggattttgcaaggatataacgctttcttcctcggaaacgaggttgtggtcgaagtgacaatattatagCATTTAGCGTTAACCGCTAAATTGTGTTATTGATGGCGTGGCTATACCACGTGCCtttgtttataaatattaccttggCTCGCGCAGCTGCAAACATTACGTCaaatcatgacgtcatcagttgTTACGTCATCACAACACGCGACAGATAACGGTGCTTCACTTCTCGCGTCTCCGCCGAACACTACTTACCGTCGCTCACTACCATATTAACATCGATAAGCAGGTTAACGTCGCCAATCTGTAATGGGACCAAAAAGAAGAGCAGCATTACAGCACAGGCTAGTCCCGGCACCTGCAGCTGGAAAGAAACGCAGGTCAACAAGGGGTAGCAGTACCATCAGCACATCAAGTCCGCCGGTGGATATTCAAGGGACGACCTTGGGGACGACCTTCGATCCTCCTAGGAACGCTCCAATGCAAGGTAGGTTTAGCTTAGCTTCAGAATTGCATCAGGGAATGAACAATCCCATTCAGATAGACCCAAACTTATTATTAGCTACACCGTCCCTAACACCCGCGCCGGTTACCCAATCCACGGCAGCGCAGCCGGCGGCAGACGCGCACCCCAGTAGTCAGCAGGCGGTAGATGCACGCACAGGGTTTAATCCGGATTTAGATGCATGCACAGTTCCTTCTGCATCAAGCATTCAGGCCACGATACAATGGCTTTCTAATCTAGCTTCGGGTGGGGGATCTTCACAGCTAAGCCTCCCCACGTACAGGCAGGTACCCGATGCCACTGCGGTTAATGCGGGTTTGCCTCAGCTTTCCTACAAAACGGACCACATCGGTGCTCATGTGAAAGATTCGGTCAGGCAAAAAATATGGAACGGCGAGTTCGTAGACTTCCAAACACTCCTCCCTTCTCAAAACGTTGCGCAGGATGGCGATGTACCGTTACAAATGGTTTTTAACCAGGCAGGTCAGGTCATGTTTAAACCGGCAAGTAAACAATCTTCTAAACCCCTCAGTATTGCCTCCTGGACTACGGCCTTCCATATTTTTATGAGTATTTACCTGCAAAAACACCCAGGTGCAGTTCAAGAACTGTTAGGATACGTTGACGCAGTTCGGGGCGCCGCACACAAGTACGGTAATGACTCGTGGTACACCTATGATTATTATTTCCGCCATAAAATGGCTAGAGATCCCACGCGTTCCTGGGGAGCCATCGACGGCGATCTGTGGCTCCGTTACATGGTTCACGGTAGGCAGTCCTACAATCTCACAGACACTAAGTCCAGCACTGCTGGTTCCGTCACTGCTGTCACTGATAAGCAAGTCTGCTGGGATTTCAATTTTTCCCAATGTTCAAGATTATCTTGCAAGTACCCCCACAAATGTTCCAAATGCAAAAGTTCAAACCATAGTGCCCGTCAGTGCAATTCTTTTCGtagcaaaccaacaaacaatgcaCAAGTGCAACTCCGAAACAGGGCCAGCTTACCCCCATCTCCCGATGTCGTTAGCTCCGGTACCCATAAAATATAACACACTGATTCCATGGATCGATGCGTACTATGCAGTGTGCTCAAAAGATGCCGATCTATTACGGGTAGGTTTTACCTCAGGTTTTAATTTACAGTTCACTGGTTCGTTCACTCCTAACAACGCTCCCAACCTTAGATCAGCAAGGCAGTTTCCTCAAATTGTCAACACCAagctacaaaaagaaatctctcTTGGTCGTATCGCCGGGCCTTTCCCCTCATGCCCGATTCAAAACCTCAAGGTTTCTCCCGTTGGTTTAGTCCAAAAGAAATCAGACACATCAAGTGTCACCACAATCGCGGATAACTACCGTCTTATACACCACCTCTCCCATCCCCGGGGATCGTCCGTAAACGATGGAATTTCCGCGGAATTTTGCTCCGTTCAGTACTCACGATTCGATGAGGCGGTTAGTTTAGTGCAGCAATTAGGCAAGGGAGCTCAGTTAGCAAAATTTGATGTTAAGTCAGCCTTCCGTTTACTACCAGTCCGTCCGGAAGATTTCCACCTGTTAGGTATGTACTTTGAAGGAAATTACTATTTTGACAAATGTCTCCCTTTCGGTTGTTCGATATCATGCGCtctttttgaaacatttagcCGTTTCTTGCAGTGGTGCataaccaaacacacacacagtgcaTCCATCATGCATTACCTAGACGATTTCCTGGTGGGAGGTCGCGCCCAATCAGGCAAATGTAAATACCTGTTAGATTCAAGCATTCAGCTTTTTCGACATTTCGGTATTCCCATAGCCCAGGAAAAAAACAGTTCAACCAACCACGACCATCAAATTCCTAGGCATAACCATAGACACTATCTCTATGGAGATTAGGATACCACCTGAAAAAATCAATCACTTGTGTCAAGAAATTGTCGCCTTACTGCAGTCACAAAAGCGCAAACTAAAAGTTCACCAGTTACAATCTTTGTTAGGCAAGCTGTATTTTGTGTGTCGCGCAGTTAGGTGCGGGAGGGCTTTTTGTAGACGCTTGACTGATGCCCTTTGCGGAAACGTCTATCCCTATCATAGAATAAGACTCACTAACGGTATGAAACAGGACCTGCAAGTATGGTTACAGTTCCTGCAGCATTACAATGGCGTATCCGTTTTTCATGATTCTATTTGGCTGTCTGGTCAGCATTTACGTCTTTTCACGGATGCATCTAGCACACACGGCTTCGGGGCGTATTTCCAGGGCAGCTGGACATGTGCGTCCTGGCCCCAAGCGTGGATACAAAAAGGCTACACCAAGGATATGACACTCCTTGAATTATTTCCTATTGTGGTAGCGTTAAAACTGTGGGGAAATTGTTTGAGCAACAAAAAGGTTATGttcacatgtgacaaccaagcaGTCGTACATATTATCAACAAGCAATCATCCAAGAACAAGAGGGTCATGGCACTAGTAAGGTGCTTAGTATTACTCTCCTTGCAGCACAACATAATATTTCACGCCAAGTACATTAGCACGCATGAAAATGCTATAGCTGACGCTCTTTCGCGCTTTCAGTGGCACCGATTTCACCAAATGGCTCCAGACGCGGACCCGACACAGACCAGCTTACCAAGAGACATTTGGGAGATTGTATGACAGAATCTCATATACTTATCGTGTCTTCTTTATCACGCAACACTAGACGCACTTATTACACGGCGCTGCAATGTCTCGAAACGTTTAGGCGCGCGTTTAGTCTACCATTAGGAGGACCCATTTGCCTAGACCAACTTCTGCAATTCATAGGCTACATGTCAATTCAAGGTAAATCCCCTCGTACTGTAAGGGCTTACATTTCAGCCTTATCCACCTGGAATAGACTAAATAACCTTACCAATCACTGTGAACATTTTTTGGTTAGAAAAGCCATCATTGGGATGCACAAGATTAAAGTTAGGAGGGACATACGAAAGCCCATCACATTTCCAATTCTTCAGCGCATCGTAGGTGTTTTGCCTGCTATCTGCAGCTCTTCTTACGAGGCTCAGGTTTTTAAGTCAGCATTTACCTTAGCCTTTTTTGGTTTCCTGAGGGTCAGCGAGTTGGTTTGCAGTTCACAAGCCGACGATTCAAAAACTTCACTACAAATaaatgatgtttcattttcaggcGAGGGATTAACCTTGCGCATAAGATTTTCTAAAACCGACCAGTTCGGTAGAGGAACTCTGCTTTCAATTTCTCCTACTGCCTCAGAGCTATGCCCCGTTACAGCTCTCTCTCTGTATCTCGCGTCCAGACCACGCACTAGCTCACAGCTGTTTGTCCATTTTGACGGCTCACCATTAACGCGCTATCAATTTCAGGCGATTCTCAATAAGTCGCCATCACATGTCGGTTATGACGCGACCCAGTATACATCACATTCTTTCAGAATAGGCGCTGCTACAACTGCGGCGATTAATGGTTTGGATGAAAGTATAATTCAGCAGTATGGTAGATGGACATCTTGTGCATACCAGGGTTATATTAGGATCTAATAAAGTAATCACGCATAATTAACTGATTCTACTTAATATTTACTAGCTTTGCTCTTACCAATTACATCGTAGCAATTTTTTCTGCTGTCCGATCTCTATGTTACAGATCTGGCCTGGGTGATTGGTGACAGCTACATGGCCAGGGCAAAGGGGAGCTTGGAACAACGCTTGCAACGTCTCGGCCGTACACGGTGGCAGGTCCGAGGCGGGAGGCGATGGAGCCACTTCCGAGCTTCGCTTAACAGTCTTTTGGCTTCCGCGCCTAACACCAGTCCCAAATGGCTCGTGATCCACTTAGGCTCCAATGACTTGTCCCAAACGTCCGCCAGGTCCATATATGAAGACATTATGTGTGATTTGCTGTATGCCAAGCTACGTATGCCTGATACGACGCTGGTGTGGTCATTCATGTTGCCACGGGTTGCGTGGCCGGCTGCTATGGACATCAAAAAGCTTGAACTTTCTCGTAAAAAGCTAAATCGAAGACTCTCAAACAGAATCTATGAGCTTCATGGGATCAGCGTCCGCCACGACCAGTTTGATCCGGTCAAATGTGGCCCGGAACATTACTTGGCGGACGGGGTGCACCTGTCAACCACTGCAATGGACATTTTTGTGCACAATATTGTTAGTGCTTTAACTGCTAGTTAACTCGGATAAATAAAAATAACGGCAGTAAGTGAGCACGCGCTTCCATTATTTCCCAGCACAGTGTAAGTCGTTCATGCTGTTCGCGTATCCACTATTTTCTAATATCTATATGTTGCTGTGTGGATGGCCGGCGATTTATATCGCGGTGGCCTGCTTGGGGTGAGAAGCTATCAATCGCTATGCTGCTGGTTGTCCGCTTTCACAGCAGAAACCAAAAAATCGTAATTCCAGCCTGCTTCACAGTAGGTGGAACTCATCGCTCGCTACGCTCACCTCGTCTGCTTGTCACAGCGGAAAGGTGATTATGCATTAATACCATGCTCTCGctcgctgctgctgctccttctCACCCCCGTAGCCATCCACACATATTGGCCATTACTCCCAAGATAATATCTtccttttcatttaaaacgcAAGTCCAGCAATAATAGCATTTAGCGTTAACCGCTAAATTGTGTTATTGATGGCGTGGCTATACCACGTGCCtttgtttataaatattaccttggCTCGCGCAGCTGCAAACATTACGTCaaatcatgacgtcatcagttgTTACGTCATCACAACACGCGACAGATAACGGTGCTTCACTTCTCGCGTCTCCGCCGAACACTACTTACCGTCGCTCACTACCATATTAACCCTCCCTCCCTTCCCGTGCTCACTTATTTCCGTTATTTGATTGGGTGTACATTAAATCTAGAAGTATTAACATTGATATTCATTGTACCTTTATTCACTTTGCTGAATTAAAACGTCATAGTGTGTATGGCCTGCTTGGGGTGAGAAGCTATCAATCGCTATGCTGCTGGTTGTCCGCTTTCACAGCAGAAACCAAAAAATCGTAATTCCAGCCTGCTTCACAGTAGGTGGAACTCATCGCTCGCTACGCTCACCTCGTCTGCTTGTCACAGCGGAAAGGTGATTATGCATTAATACCATGCTCTCGctcgctgctgctgctccttctCACCCCCGTAGCCATCCACACATATTGGCCATTACTCCCAAGATAATATCTtccttttcatttaaaacgcAAGTCCAGCAAtaatcgtaagtaatattatattgaccccttatattgaccgactccaagagtgaaattgttatgttataagcaatgtcatgtaaaatcctaatgtcaatcaataaaatagtattttactaccagtagaaagtaattttgattttgtaagtcggtgaaaacaaacttaaatagcattcactCCTCAggcagggcgccgccattttttaaaatcgtgaagtcacgggctaacaGGGCGCCCATTTTTGacaatcgtgaagtcaaatccacttgaattaatgagattatgtatggtttgttctcatcaagttagaaaatcaaaactacataaatatgtatttgaatcattacgaaaaggagtttgcatgacacaacctgtaatataacctaagcgaggtcgggatcgaagtgaaaatactgcgcgataaatttctacagttgctaaatttacttggtttttaacgttcactcaccagtatgtagacacttgtcaatatacgtctttatacttggtctcataatcctacttactatataatcatacttgtatgcattttgaaacttaataaaaagaagcgatctgtgaCTgcataacaggaatgtaatatgtagacatttcatagttttcctatatgaatcataattcgcacccaCGCCCTAGTGtgtgtcgtctgcatcattacatttaacgacgaaaacaatgattgtgttgaaagctacaacaacgtattaaaaacaaaaatgcaaatatcaaaattaaatgacaatgatgacaaataacgtgtttgtacaaacctgtaaacgaaatagtttaccccctgaaatgtagatgaatactgcacagaccctaatttctatacccactattacgtcacggagacgcgccgctctgattggttgaaatttcgtctGCGGCTGAGAATGTtggcactgttgacaaaaaggtcgatttaaggtaattaaagatcgaaatgagcatttttaatgacggggtttcatttataacgatgtcagcaagtgattttgcatttgtacccaaTTAGAGTATATCTGACGTTTAAGTCAAGTCCAGTTTTAAGTTAAGCCCAGTTTCCAGTATGGTCACACTAGTcagatatatcaacagaaagcgCAACTGTTACACTGGGAAAACTTTGTCCTAGAAAACATCACAGCGTCATTTTAGGCTGCAAGGCTATTCTATGTATTTTGCAAGATTTAATGCACAACACttacactcaacaatatttggTTTATTCCTGTTTTTTAATAAGGAAAATGTTGTATTAATGAGAAAGTGAATTACATGTATTGAAATGTCATGCATTCCAAGCGGTGATATAGCTCGTACTTTCTAATTGTTACAATCACGATGTTCTTAATAAACAGTCATATCACGAAATGAATTCAGTCCAAACGAAATTACACAGCAATCAACAAACTAATAAGAGGTTTTGGTGAGATAGTGTTGAATGTATGAGACATGAAACAATAGGATACCGGTTACTTTAAACATGCATATTTGTGCAGTGAATGCGAGTAAACGGGTGTGGAGTATAGATCTCCGACATAACGAGCTTCCCAAGCAGCTGGCCTTGTGTAGGTCAGCTTAAAGCGCAGTGATAGCtgtgtagcctagtagttagagcgttcgctcgtcatgtcgaAGGCCGGTTTCGATTCCCTGCATGTGTACAATTGTGAATCATATTTTGGTCTACCcgatgtgatattactggaatattgcgataagcgacgtaaaactaaactcactcactcacccaacgcGGGCTTTTCATACCGGTACAACAATCTCGTCCTCGCGGTTTCGAGGGTCAGGTTTGTTTTGGACTTATACTGTTGTAAATGCTGAGTCGTCATGCCTAACACTCCCCAAAATACTGCACACTGTTCACTTCTGAACATCACAAAGGAAATGTAATTTAGTCTTTTAGCAAATTAGTGAAATTCCACTCATGTGCGTAGCGACCGTCTGCAAGTCAACACACATTTATCAAGTTATTGATGGGCATGACATAAAGTCAAACAATAATTTCCGGGAGTATGAAGAAAACCAGTGTGAGAACAGTCTAATAACATCACAGGCAGACAATGTAAACACCTCTGACAAGCCATTGAAGCTGGCTGGGGACGTTGTTCACTCCAGTGAAACAGATCCATGTACACAACGCTGACAAGTATGTTTGGTGTCGTTACCAAGATGAGATTACACGCTGTGAAAGAAAACTCTTCATAGGATCTAATATCGTTAGTAAATGGTGGAGGTTTAATTAACTTTTCACTTAGCGGGCAGCTAAAAGCACAAGCATCGAGAAAGAAAAAGAATGAGATTGTTATATTTACTGTCATGGCAGCTTGGTTATTACTAAACATTTACTGTGAAGGCAGCTTGGTTATCGCTAAACATTTACTGTGAGGGCAGCTTCGTTATTACTAAACATTTACTGTGAAGGCAGCTGGGTTATTACGAAACATTTACTGTGAGGGCAGTTTTGTTATTGCTAAACATTTCCAGTTTTGCATGAGATGTTAGTTTCTAGGCATAGGTGTATTATAATCATGAATGTCGAACACCGCTCCCGGTTGTGAAGTGTCACAGTAGATGCTATGATTGCCAACGTTCTTGTAGTGACGCTTAACGTAATACAACCACTGtcaaacattcactcacttgtcGAAGCATaatacatgtaaacataatgATGCGTCATTTTTGCTGGTGTAATTATACAAATTTGCAAGGTTGTAATGCTTGCTTATGCATGCATGTTTGGAAGAGACCATTGGTTAGGGACACAATATAAAGAGGAAATGATAGTTTAGGAAACATTTCAACTTCACTTTGACTTGTAGGACCCAACCTAGGATCGATGGTTATCATGACTGTGAACTGAACTGGTTTGGATGATGTTTTACAGACAGCAGTTCGCCTGGTGTAAGCCTGACTGCTTTGGCTGTTGTCGTTAAGTCTTTCACGGGACATAATCCACCAAGAAACTAGTCTGCAGGTTTAGTTCCAGCAGCCCTGGGACTCTTGCACTGTCAAAGGATTAGTATGGTGCTGGAACGAAGTCAACTATTTCAGGAGATGTGATTGTGCTATCGTTTGTGACCTCAGCTCGGCGATGGGATCACATGGCCAATTTGTGAAGTGGAGGCACATGATTGATTGGCCGAAGTCCCCCGGCGTCCGTCGTGGGAGAGCCAGTCAGAGCGGGATGACCATGGTGGTACAGATGGCTACGACTGGCTAGAGATGTAAATGACTCTAATCTTTGACCCTCTGCGGGTAATTCCTTGCTGACGACTTCTTGATATTAAGAAGAAATTTACATAGTGTCTTGTCGAACTGCCTATCAGTCATCCTTTTGTCCGTCACTTGGCCAGTATGATTAATTCGCTTTAAGAGTAATAGGACGAGTTGGAATGCCGAAGTTTTTAATATGTAACCAACTTCACGTTAAGGCTATGCATTTACAATGATTCACTGCCATGTGTGAGGGGTGGGACCGCTCCATGTGAGACGTGGAACGTTGCCGATTCTTTAACATTGTCTATCATACGATCGTAGGTCTGAATCCCAGAATATGCTCATTGGTTTCATCAGCAGCattttccttttctctagcTTTAACTGAAGGTTTACAACCTGACTCACCGCGGCTTCCCGACAACACATGACTGATCATGATTGAAATACTGTCTCCTTGGCGTGCTTGCATGCTCGACATTCCACTATAAATCCGTGAATACATACTTCTGTTAGTTTTATACGACAGACAACATCTAGATTGTCTGTGTTGACTGGTGAACAGGGAATGAAAAGAGTGATGACGTGTCCAAACACGTGTCACCATCACCAGTGTCAGAGAAATGTATTTTGAATCGATTGTTTGCTCAGACTTGTTTAGCATCCACGTATGCCTTGGAATTGCTATAGAGTAATCAGCTATATTTTAGTTTGAATGTAAAAATCAAAGCATGTataaggaaaatatatattgcaatattgaAGGGTGCTCACGATACACAGGAACAATATATAATGAAGGATCTTATTTTATATGTTGTTTTTCTGGTGGCAGACAACATTAACGTACTGGCTGAAATTCCAGCTTCAAAGCAGAAAtatttaaagatcaatacttGCAAAACGTACGCGGCGTCGTATGAAAAGCACAAATTATTTGTATTACGAGAAGAACAAAGGAACTTTGTGTTTTGAAAAGTATATCTCCTCATTTGAAATTGTATAATTATCCTAGGTTCAGTGTATGGAGCTTATTTTGAtgtcccctccgtgatattgctgaaaaccaaaCTCGCTATATTCATATTCAGAACCAATGAACTTATCATGAGAATGCTGAAAACACACGAATAAAAGAATAAATAGAGGAAATACATCAAAAGAATACCCCAtggaatttgttttcttttatttcttttttttttaaaaaaacctatTTTGTCTATTCCATCTCTGTATGCGTACAAACTTTGAGACATATACAAGGGTGATACGGGGCTTAAACATCAGGCTAGCTATTCGCGATCGTCGTAAGCCCATTCATAACAGACTGGCTACGATCAgtgttaagaattcttaggacaACGAATTCGAACGTTGCAAGAACAGGCATGGCGTGTGTATTGTTACAACGTGCGGCCATACACGAACAGTTACCTCTCATCAACGGCAATACAGGAACAGTTACCTCTCATCAACGGCCATACAGGAACAGTTACCTATCATCAAGGATGTATATATGTCCTGTGATGGAGTGTACCATGTCATTGCAGGAACCGATGGTGTacagtgtactgtacactgttcAATGGTAATTGTATTCAGTAAACACCGAGCACGTCTGAGGACGACATTTAAACATTCGGCATATACACCGACACGCGTATGACACTGAGATATGTTACCGTCGTTAcgctgttgtttaacgctgcgcCCAGCAGCACTGTTGTAGGACGAAGGTAAGTCGTTTATTCCGGTCTGGCACAGACAAACGAACGACTGACATCATGGACAACTTTGTATCAATTTAGGATCTGATGgcaatgcatgcatgcaagtcACGTCACAGAGCTCGACTGAATATAGGAAACACGATAACATATAACCTGAGGTAGGAACATCCGTCATGTTTTATTGATGTGTACAAGACACGTCACAGATGGATATGGCAACATGTATAGGCAGTTATAACCTGGAACATGTTCATTGGAATTTAATAAAATTATACAAACGTTTGGTTAATCGTTCTGTTTTGTCGATGAGAAAATAATCTCTTTCCTCACCTCAAGAAATTACATCTCAGTGAGAGGTTTTCTTTCACTGCGTGTAATCTTATCACGTCCGTCATCTCCTGGCAATGTAACAAAACGTCTTTGGCAGCGTTGTGTGCACGGAACTGTTTCACAGACTTAGCAACGTCGCCGACCTGTTACAATGACCTGTCTGAGTTGTTTACATTGTCTGCCTGTGATGTTATTAGCCTGTTATTACACTGCCTTTCTTCATTCTCCCGGAAATTAATATTTGACTTTATGTTATGCTCATCAATAACTTGATAAGAATGTCTTCCGTTCGCAACGACCTGGTGGCGACACAGAGACTCGCTGGAAGTCCCAGAACGTCGCTTCACTGGTTTCTTACAAGGTGGTCCAGCTACTTTCATTGTCATTATAGAAGTTCATGTAGTACAGAGAACCTATACAATGCAGACATGCCGTTTCTAACTCACTCGGATACCGACATTCGGATAACCAGGACAATGTGGTTCTCTCGAATTTCTGAGCCTGACAagaaatatgtcacaaaacaatCATTTAAATCACTTAATGGCGGTCCAATTTTGGCATATCCAAAATGAAAAAACTTTTCAAATCAAGTTCTTAGTTTGTCATTAGTACACTTTATGGTCCCTCcccaacacagacacagggTGTGAAgtccctttctggtgtcccctcgcCGTGATCTTACTGGCATTGGCTTAAACCCATACTCTCTTACTGTATGATCAGAGATCGACATTTTCAGACTTCCAGGAAAGGTGGCACTGACGGCGACTCCTCTTCAGAAATCTTCACATTTCCTTGCATCTGAAGTAGGAAGACACTATTGAACCCATACCTTTTTCGACCTCGATCATAACTCACCTCCTTCATTCGAGATATGAACTATTAGGAATATTTGTAGATGACTTCATCCGGTTCAATCAACATTACTTTCGTGAAGACGAGTAAAGATATTTCATGATTATAGCTCAAACTGCCAGAATTGATTTTACGTCTTTGTTGTATATATTGCAGTAACCCAGGGAAAATACTGGCCACGTTAATCAAATCTATCGATTGGAAGCAAATTTCATTGTCGACAAAGACAGGAACAAAACTGTTTGCCTCCGATTCTAGCGTCTAAGTCTTCTTTGAGCTGGAAGTTTCTTCACCGCAACACCTCTGGTTTTTGACAGTGATGTTTTTTTGTGTCCATAGAGCTGATTTGTAAGTCAGTTGGAGAATGTTGTATGCGTATATGATTTTAATATTCGGGACTGTGAATAGTTTATTCCAAATAACCCCAAAACACGGAGTATTCCTATAAATACGACAACAAGCCATTTCATCTTTCAAATGGACGCTACCTTTCTATCTGTCCATACATATCTTACAATCTAAAACTTAGTTTGCAAAATAATCAGCAAAACAGCAGCCAAACTCCTGAAATTCACTCGTTGTTACAACCTAAAAATTACTCTTCATGCAAATGGCACTGTTCAGTAATCTAAAACCAAAGCGACGGTAAAAATATTCCACAAAATAGATTTTACTCTCAATAGAAAGTGAATGTAAATATCTCAAAATCGGAAAGTGCATTATTAAGCAGTATTTAGTAATAATCTCTGGACTGTCATATGTAGGGATAGCATTACACAGATGATGAATAACTCGAATATAATCAATACCAGAACTTGTTTAGTTAAGATGTCGATATCACTATTTCTGTGATACGGGGAATCTATACACATTGGGGCTGTAAAAAGAATCCAATTTATGCAATTGAAGCTTAGAATCCTTACTATATAATCTACGGTGAATTTGGTAGCACCCATTAAAGATTtaaatatcaaaacacattGCATGGCTCTGACAAGTACATTGTATATACTTGCACAGCTGGTCAATTCTGTGAATGTCTTATGGTGTATTTCAAGAAAACTGCTTCAGTTCCTTCGTTAAAATGTTACAGAAAGTATCAATGAGGTCGGCCTAGGCTTGAATCACGCATGGAGCAGAGATGTTAAAGTAGGAActatttgacattttttttagctatatttgaaattattgagATTTATTCTTCTGGGAGGTAGTGATTCTTGTAAAAATATATGAACTCTGATTTGTTGCATTTGGAAATACACTTAGGTTTAGTTTCCTGTTTAGGTTTGACTCTCATA comes from the Haliotis asinina isolate JCU_RB_2024 chromosome 12, JCU_Hal_asi_v2, whole genome shotgun sequence genome and includes:
- the LOC137258916 gene encoding uncharacterized protein, which produces MGPKRRAALQHRLVPAPAAGKKRRSTRGSSTISTSSPPVDIQGTTLGTTFDPPRNAPMQGRFSLASELHQGMNNPIQIDPNLLLATPSLTPAPVTQSTAAQPAADAHPSSQQAVDARTGFNPDLDACTVPSASSIQATIQWLSNLASGGGSSQLSLPTYRQVPDATAVNAGLPQLSYKTDHIGAHVKDSVRQKIWNGEFVDFQTLLPSQNVAQDGDVPLQMVFNQAGQVMFKPASKQSSKPLSIASWTTAFHIFMSIYLQKHPGAVQELLGYVDAVRGAAHKYGNDSWYTYDYYFRHKMARDPTRSWGAIDGDLWLRYMVHGRQSYNLTDTKSSTAGSVTAVTDKQVCWDFNFSQCSRLSCKYPHKCSKCKSSNHSARQCNSFRSKPTNNAQVQLRNRASLPPSPDVVSSGTHKI